ATCATTTCTTTTTGTTAGATAGAATCAACGAAACCCAGATTTCTAAATCGCCCCTTTGATGGATTTTTCTTGCCGATATCACAGTTTATCCAATTGCAAACTGTCTGGTTTGTACTCTATGAGCATAATTTGTGTTATTTGAACTTTTAATACCCTAACTTTACCATTAATGTTTTTTGTACAAGTTTTTTAATACTTTACTCCGTCTTTACCATTAATGCTTTTGTGtaagttttttaatattttagagtaaactatcaaaatagtcattgTCATTTTTTAGTCagttatgtttaaaatgttacgttttagtcacttatgttatcacgTTGTAACATTTAGCTACTGAGCCGTTAGTTTCTGTTAACGGTGTAATAGTAAactgatgtggcacgttaaatcatcatttcagacaaaaattttaagttaatttatacaatctttccccatattttttcgtttggagcaatttaatttttttatgtttttttaactttctttcttttccattctcttatgctcctccctttgttttcctcccttctctatttctttcaacgtaatttttctatgttttattttttttgaataatttaattttttttcgagtaaggcgagcttgtggactagttacaaatggaaagcatagaaaaattatgttaaaacaaatgaagaagggagaaaaatagagggagaagcataagagaatggaaaaaaaagttagaagaacataaaagaaaatttttaaattgttgaaaatgaaaaaataaagggatcaattgtagaatttaacctgtttgaaatgatgatttaacgtgtcacaTCAACTTACTGTTACACCATTTTCGACAATTAACgacttagtgactaaaatgttacaacacgataacgtaagtgactaaaatgtaacatttcaaacataagtgactaaaatgtaatctaaggcaaataaaagtgactattttaataatttacccaATATTTTATCCACGTCGTGAGtgggttataatttaattatagtttagtttactttttaacAGTTAGAATCATTAAAAGGAGTTGAAAGATCAACTCTACCAAAAGAGGAAACAGCCCCAAGCATTGACGAATCAGAGCCAAAGGTCAAAAACGGCAACGAAGAAAGAGGTGGTGGAAATGGAGGAGTAGAGGGGGAGATAGTGAAAGAGCTCAAAGCGGTGAAGAGACAGAACACAATAACTCATTGTCTGCTTTCGGCCCTCATCGTCGTCACCCTAATTTGGGAACTCTCCGAGGTTTCCTTGGTTCTCAAACTCCGAGACGGTATGAGTCACCCTTTTCGATCGTTCGGAAGTTTGCTTGCCGGAATGCTGCCAAGCCCTGGCAAGATTAATGTTGTTGGCAACGGGGACGACAAAGATGGCAACGATCATAACATTGTCGACCCTTTGCTTCCTTCCGTTAGAATGCCTGAGCTTCCCCATGTTGAGTTTCCGCATATGGGATCAAACGATGAAGAATAGTGAAAAATGTGAACTTATTATTGTTGGATTTTGCATTGtaatgattatttttagttatatttatacgaatatattaattgtaattgtaatttaaataaaaataatttatccttaaatatcaattttatgccaaaacaaaattatatttatatttatgaagtcaaaatttatttaaataattcattacACATTCAATAATTTCGAAAATCgaatttaaaattatccaaaaataaaacaaaattatttagcaagcattataaataataaataaattattgagttGATTTTGTAGGTAAACGTATCGTGAAAGTTTTTGTACTAGGAATTTAATTGCATTTTGTTCTTTCTactaaaaaatgtataaattaattcttataagttagatcaaataataaattggtCCTCCTAGCTGGTCTTTATACATCAGCATGAGGTACGC
The sequence above is a segment of the Gossypium raimondii isolate GPD5lz chromosome 4, ASM2569854v1, whole genome shotgun sequence genome. Coding sequences within it:
- the LOC105779352 gene encoding uncharacterized protein LOC105779352; this translates as MLFNPKSKLLINHIFSILILQNSFSIFQLFEMESIQDIETINQAIHKLIEEKRIKSTSSDVKLSQDVDDDEQVLSRLLSQLESLKGVERSTLPKEETAPSIDESEPKVKNGNEERGGGNGGVEGEIVKELKAVKRQNTITHCLLSALIVVTLIWELSEVSLVLKLRDGMSHPFRSFGSLLAGMLPSPGKINVVGNGDDKDGNDHNIVDPLLPSVRMPELPHVEFPHMGSNDEE